The Nesterenkonia xinjiangensis genome contains a region encoding:
- a CDS encoding DUF3040 domain-containing protein produces the protein MPLSEREQRMLKELEEQLQSEDPGFATSMQEAPTGKVNIRNLVLGLLIAVLGLVVLLFSIYSQWIPVGVVGFLVMGAGVYFATTGGTGAGSSRGGSGGNGGGGGGGGPRGTTPSPSGSFMSGLEQRWEERRRQD, from the coding sequence ATGCCACTCTCGGAGCGAGAACAGCGCATGCTGAAGGAACTGGAGGAGCAGCTCCAGTCCGAGGACCCCGGTTTCGCGACGTCGATGCAGGAGGCGCCCACCGGGAAGGTCAACATCCGGAATCTGGTGCTCGGGCTCCTGATCGCCGTCCTCGGTCTCGTCGTCCTGCTCTTCAGCATCTACAGCCAGTGGATCCCCGTCGGGGTCGTCGGCTTCCTCGTCATGGGTGCCGGTGTCTATTTCGCGACCACCGGAGGCACCGGGGCGGGATCGTCCCGGGGAGGTTCCGGAGGGAACGGCGGCGGCGGAGGCGGGGGAGGTCCCCGTGGCACGACACCCAGCCCCTCGGGCTCATTCATGAGCGGACTCGAGCAGCGTTGGGAGGAGCGCCGCCGCCAGGACTGA
- the mraZ gene encoding division/cell wall cluster transcriptional repressor MraZ → MFLGTYTPRMDEKGRLILPAKYRDDLAEGLVLTRGQERCIYVFSTEEFQNVHQQMRQAPLTSRQARDYIRVFLSGASDETPDKQGRITIPSALREYAGLDRDVTVIGAGDRAEIWDSAAWNAYLEEKESEFSSTDEEAIPGIF, encoded by the coding sequence GTGTTCCTCGGCACCTACACCCCGCGCATGGACGAGAAGGGTCGTCTGATCCTCCCCGCGAAGTACCGTGACGATCTGGCTGAAGGCCTGGTCCTCACACGCGGGCAGGAACGGTGCATCTACGTGTTCAGCACGGAGGAGTTCCAGAACGTGCATCAGCAGATGCGCCAGGCCCCGCTGACCTCTCGACAGGCACGTGACTACATCCGCGTGTTCCTGTCCGGCGCCTCGGACGAGACGCCGGACAAGCAGGGTCGCATCACGATTCCGTCGGCTCTGCGGGAGTACGCGGGGCTCGATCGCGATGTCACGGTGATCGGCGCGGGGGACCGGGCTGAGATCTGGGACAGCGCGGCATGGAACGCCTACCTGGAGGAGAAGGAGTCGGAGTTCTCGTCGACGGACGAGGAGGCCATTCCGGGAATCTTCTAG